Proteins encoded together in one Anticarsia gemmatalis isolate Benzon Research Colony breed Stoneville strain chromosome 1, ilAntGemm2 primary, whole genome shotgun sequence window:
- the LOC142973835 gene encoding solute carrier family 12 member 8, giving the protein MDQSNRQRRNDLDIDSFRSDEPGFDRARMRRQSGGFVDLGNESQYGTGGHQASGANEIFADIQGDVPWWKSNFFISQPVLFGTWDGVFTSCLINIFGVIVFLRSGWIVGQAGLVNAIFIVLFTVFVALISVLSAVGICERCRIESGGVYFLIAHTLGSRLGGALGMIYCFGQAVGCALNVFGFGESMAGFIIDDGQSDSFKWTSRGFAIAAVLLLGTINVAGVKWVVKLQFALLMIILLAALDFFVGSFTVVPDEKLEHEFKGWLGGVIANNTWPAYVDNYTWFKCFGVFFPTITGILAGINMSGDLKNPSVNIPNGSLAAIGTGTFLYLMFIITLAATVTREGLLKNFSITADISAVTVLLLAGLYVSSMSSCLGAMYGTPRVLQSIANERVIPGLEFLGHGRGPNKVPLYSMVVVAVVTVTFIIIGDINQLAPIVTMPFLITYASIDYSYFALAQTFDLQHRREMRYQGSSQRDSTQVYGATGSDLDLLFPERIRHKNVGDFTPSPTDSAIMNGRMANGDGRRPSVSVHSKNKNWYSHLCNRWLSLIGVAIKLLLMFLVHWGYALGCLTILWLFWLYIGAANPALKPGRASEFRFFHWVKISFLQMIGKRPLEYEQLVVTPVHADISLEQERLNDDNEDFASRRRYHQSTALQSHLVNVDS; this is encoded by the exons ATGGATCAAAGTAATCGCCAAAGAAGAAATGACTTAGATATTGATAGCTTTCGGAGCGATGAACCAGGATTTGACAGAGCCCGAATGCGGAGACAATCAGGTGGCTTCGTGGATTTAGGCAATGAATCACAATATGGTACAGGTGGACATCAGGCCTCAGGAGCAAACGAAATCTTTGCTGATATACAG ggaGATGTTCCATGGTGGAAATCCAACTTCTTTATATCTCAACCAGTTCTGTTTGGTACTTGGGATGGAGTGTTCACATCATGCCTTATTAATATATTTGGTGTTATTGTATTTCTGCGGTCCGGCTGGATAGTGGGACAAGCTGGCCTAGTTAATGCTATATTTATAGTACTTTTTACAG TCTTTGTAGCATTGATCTCAGTATTGTCAGCTGTGGGTATATGTGAGAGATGTAGGATTGAGAGTGGGGGAGTATATTTCTTGATCGCTCATACTCTCGGATCTAGATTGGGAGGTGCTCTTGGAATGATATACTGCTTTGGACAG GCTGTGGGATGTGCCTTGAACGTATTTGGTTTTGGTGAATCAATGGCCGGTTTTATCATTGATGATGGTCAAAGTGACAGTTTCAAGTGGACTTCGAGAGGCTTTGCTATAGCTGCTGTACTTCTACTGGGCACTATAAATGTAGCTGGTGTCAAATGGGTTGTGAAGTTGCAGTTTGCACTACTCATGATTATATTACTAGCAGCTCTTGATTTCTTTGTAGGTTCATTCACTGTAGTACCTGATGAGAAAC TTGAACATGAATTCAAAGGGTGGTTAGGAGGAGTGATAGCAAATAATACATGGCCTGCTTATGTGGACAATTATACCTGGTTCAAGTGCTTTGGTGTGTTCTTCCCAACTATCACGGGCATACTGGCTGGCATTAATATGAGTGGTGACTTGAAGAACCCCTCAGTTAATATACCTAATGGTTCTTTGGCAGCCATTGGCACTGG cacatttttatatttgatgttTATAATAACACTAGCAGCAACAGTGACTAGAGAAGGTTTGTTGAAGAACTTCTCTATAACAGCCGACATATCCGCTGTGACGGTTCTGCTTCTAGCAGGTTTATACGTAAGCTCTATGAGCTCATGCTTAGGTGCTATGTACGGAACACCGAGAGTGTTGCAAAGTATCGCCAACGAGAGAGTCATACCTGGTCTTGAATTTCTTGGTCATGGA AGAGGTCCGAACAAAGTGCCATTATACTCGATGGTGGTAGTGGCCGTAGTAACCGTCACGTTCATCATAATCGGCGACATCAATCAGCTCGCACCCATTGTCACTATGCCGTTCCTCATCACTTACGCTAGTATTGATTATTCCTACTTTGCTCTCGCACAAACTTTTGATTTGCAACATAGACGTGAAATGAG GTATCAAGGTAGTTCGCAGCGTGATAGCACTCAAGTGTATGGAGCAACAGGAAGTGACTTAGATCTACTATTCCCTGAAAGAATAAGACACAAAAACGTTGGC GACTTCACCCCGTCGCCCACGGACTCAGCTATAATGAATGGACGCATGGCAAACGGTGACGGTCGCAGGCCTAGTGTCAGTGTACACTCGAAGAATAAAAATTGGTATTCACATCTATGTAACAGATGGCTCTCTTTGATTGgg GTAGCAATTAAGTTGCTGCTCATGTTTTTGGTACATTGGGGGTATGCACTTGGATGCCTCACTATTTTGTGGCTATTCTGGTTGTACATTGGAGCAGCCAATCCTGCACTCAAACCGGGACGTGCGTCGGAGTTCCGCTTCTTTCACTGGGTGAAAATATCCTTCTTGCAGATGATTGg aaaGAGGCCGTTAGAATACGAGCAGTTAGTAGTGACCCCAGTTCACGCGGACATATCGTTAGAACAAGAGAGATTGAACGATGACAACGAGGACTTTGCGTCCCGACGCCGCTATCATCAGTCAACAGCGCTTCAGAGCCACCTTGTTAATGTAGACAGTTAA
- the Spf30 gene encoding survival of motor neuron-related-splicing factor 30 — MADDLRNYKLQLQQVEAALLTDADNQELLKLKADLEEVIELTQDLIKTQDGDSKVSNIHGSSNDHDVTASLLEAEDDEATQKYLSGWQVGERCMAKWRADGQFYEALIEDVAEDNLKVKFDGYTTSEVVHIDDVKTIGTGLKRPHSGDESKHGKGYNREYLKKKKQKKQQRFKQIEEERESEKNKWLSFHSKAAKKPGVRTKSIFASPDNLTGRVGIGTCGISGKPMTEYTPGEKWKKGG, encoded by the exons ATGGCAGATGACCTAAGAAACTATAAGTTACAGTTGCAGCAG gTTGAAGCAGCGTTGCTCACTGACGCTGACAATCAGGAGCTACTGAAGTTAAAAGCAGATTTGGAAGAAGTAATTGAGTTGACACAAGATCTAATAAAAACTCAAGATGGTGACAGCAAAGTGTCTAATATTCATGGTTCTAGTAATGATCATGATGTTACAGCGTCCCTGTTGGAGGCGGAGGATGACGAAGCTACCCAGAAATACTTATCCGGCTGGCAAGTTGGCGAAAGATGTATGGCTAAATGGAGAGCTGATGGCCA ATTTTATGAAGCTCTCATTGAGGATGTTGCCGAGgataacttaaaagttaaatttgaTGGTTACACAACTTCAGAGGTAGTGCATATTGACGATGTGAAAACTATTGGCACTGGTCTTAAAAGGCCTCACAGTGGTGATGAAAGCAA ACATGGCAAAGGATACAACAGAGAATAtctcaaaaagaaaaaacagaaaaagcAACAGAGATTCAAACAGATTGAAGAAGAAAGAGAGAGTGAAAAGAATAAATGGCTCTCATTTCACTCAAAGGCTGCTAAGAAGCCCGGTGTTAGGACAAAGAGTATATTTGCATCACCTGATAATTTAACGGGAAGAGTTGGTATAGGAACTTGTGGAATATCTGGCAAACCTATGACTGAATACACACCTGGTGAAAAGTGGAAGAAAGGAGGATAA